In Hymenobacter sublimis, a single genomic region encodes these proteins:
- a CDS encoding toxin-antitoxin system YwqK family antitoxin yields MKRLALALLLLTSTAAQAQKLRRLTTYFDSTNTRKREIFSALVAADTVMQGPYKRFYYSGKLEAQTRYTDGKRDSAYVEFHPTGGRRLEVTYQQGVRQGPFKTYYPTGKIAQEGTYQDDQPTGTLRYYHPSGEVKLETTLSNGQPAGAIRELYPSGKPRVEITYQNGQANGPVKTYFENGQLQSEGVYSKGLLAGPYKTYYDNGQVETDVQADKSGKGSYRSFYRSGKLRTEGTYAPATLVGRAVKNPLADDLTKQAKNLAGGTSNLDGPAKSYYESGAVKSTQTYRQGVLVGTQQDFYESGKAQQKIEYANQGRDRRITAYYEDGLPKEEQQYKNGQPAGQWRTFHPGGKQVQKQETYVNGKLAGEQLTYYPTGTVQSKLTFENSKPIGLGQEFYPSGKLKAETTYVKGLKMGPFRQLREDGTPEITGAFRNGKETGVWSYFAPDGKTVQEKKTFRNGQVATDATPPAGRPAPTRKPAAPVKRK; encoded by the coding sequence ATGAAACGACTTGCCCTTGCTCTGCTGCTGCTAACTTCCACGGCCGCTCAGGCCCAGAAGCTGCGACGCCTCACTACCTATTTCGATTCTACGAATACCCGCAAGCGGGAAATATTCTCGGCTCTGGTAGCTGCTGATACCGTCATGCAGGGCCCCTACAAGCGGTTTTACTACTCTGGCAAGCTGGAGGCCCAAACTCGCTACACCGATGGGAAGCGCGACTCAGCCTACGTAGAGTTTCATCCTACCGGCGGCCGGCGGCTGGAGGTCACCTACCAGCAGGGCGTCCGCCAGGGCCCTTTCAAAACGTATTACCCCACCGGCAAAATCGCCCAGGAAGGCACCTACCAGGACGATCAGCCGACGGGCACGCTACGCTACTACCACCCTAGCGGGGAAGTAAAGCTGGAAACCACGCTCAGCAACGGCCAGCCCGCCGGGGCCATCCGGGAGTTGTATCCGTCGGGCAAGCCCCGGGTGGAAATCACCTACCAGAACGGGCAAGCCAACGGGCCAGTGAAAACCTACTTTGAAAACGGTCAGCTGCAAAGTGAGGGAGTGTACAGCAAAGGATTGCTGGCGGGCCCCTATAAAACGTACTACGACAACGGCCAGGTAGAAACGGACGTGCAGGCCGATAAAAGCGGCAAGGGCAGCTACCGCAGCTTCTACCGCTCGGGCAAGCTGCGCACAGAGGGCACCTACGCCCCCGCTACCCTGGTGGGCAGGGCCGTAAAAAACCCCTTGGCCGACGATCTGACCAAGCAAGCCAAAAACTTGGCCGGGGGTACCAGCAACCTCGATGGACCGGCGAAATCTTACTACGAAAGCGGGGCCGTGAAAAGCACCCAAACCTACCGCCAGGGCGTGCTGGTGGGCACCCAGCAGGATTTCTATGAGTCGGGAAAAGCCCAGCAGAAGATTGAGTACGCCAACCAGGGCCGCGACCGGCGCATTACGGCTTATTACGAGGACGGCCTCCCTAAGGAAGAGCAACAGTACAAGAACGGCCAGCCCGCAGGCCAGTGGCGTACCTTTCACCCCGGCGGCAAGCAGGTGCAAAAGCAGGAAACCTACGTGAATGGCAAGCTGGCCGGCGAGCAACTTACCTACTACCCCACCGGCACCGTGCAAAGCAAGCTGACCTTCGAAAACAGCAAGCCCATAGGACTGGGGCAGGAATTCTACCCTTCTGGCAAGCTTAAAGCGGAGACTACCTACGTGAAAGGCCTCAAGATGGGCCCCTTCCGCCAGCTGCGGGAGGATGGCACGCCCGAAATAACCGGGGCCTTCCGCAATGGCAAGGAAACCGGCGTATGGAGCTATTTCGCCCCCGATGGCAAGACGGTGCAGGAAAAGAAAACCTTCCGCAACGGGCAGGTAGCTACCGATGCAACACCTCCTGCTGGCCGGCCCGCTCCTACCCGCAAGCCCGCCGCGCCGGTGAAGCGCAAATAA
- a CDS encoding acetyl-CoA C-acyltransferase: MQIKEVVIVAAVRTPIGSFGGSLASLSATELGAIALKGALEKAGIDGQEVDQVIMGNVISANLGQAPARQAAKKAGLPDTVECTTVNKVCASGTKAIMFGAQAIMLGQSEVVLAGGMESMSNVPYYLDKARFGAKYGHGQMIDGLMKDGLWDPYHDFAMGVAADRTATHYGITREEQDAFAQQSYERSAAAAKAGKKKDEIVPVTITVRGKETVISDDEEYTKADFTKFAGLKPAFGKEGTVTAANASTLNDGAAAVLLMSREKAEQLGVKPLALIRGFADAEQAPEWFTTSPALAIPKALKHAGLEAKDVDFYEINEAFSVVSLANNKLLELEGIKVNPYGGAVSLGHPLGASGARIVTTLVNVLHNEGGKIGVAGICNGGGGASSLVVEKL; encoded by the coding sequence ATGCAAATCAAGGAAGTAGTAATTGTAGCCGCCGTGCGCACGCCCATTGGCTCATTTGGGGGCAGTTTGGCCTCATTGTCGGCCACTGAACTGGGGGCCATTGCCCTGAAAGGCGCGCTGGAAAAAGCCGGCATTGACGGTCAGGAAGTTGATCAGGTGATAATGGGCAACGTTATTTCTGCTAACCTGGGCCAGGCTCCTGCCCGGCAAGCTGCCAAGAAAGCTGGCCTGCCAGACACGGTAGAGTGCACCACGGTTAACAAGGTGTGTGCTTCCGGCACCAAAGCCATCATGTTCGGAGCCCAAGCTATTATGCTGGGGCAGTCGGAGGTAGTGCTGGCGGGTGGCATGGAAAGCATGTCGAATGTACCTTACTACCTCGATAAGGCCCGTTTTGGCGCCAAGTACGGTCATGGCCAGATGATTGACGGTCTGATGAAGGACGGCCTGTGGGACCCCTACCACGATTTCGCCATGGGTGTAGCCGCCGACCGCACCGCCACCCACTACGGCATCACCCGCGAGGAGCAGGACGCCTTTGCCCAGCAGAGCTACGAGCGGAGCGCCGCTGCTGCTAAAGCTGGCAAAAAGAAAGACGAAATCGTGCCCGTAACCATTACGGTACGCGGTAAGGAAACCGTCATCAGCGACGATGAGGAGTACACCAAGGCTGATTTCACCAAGTTTGCGGGCCTGAAGCCGGCTTTCGGCAAAGAAGGCACCGTAACGGCCGCCAACGCTTCTACGCTTAATGATGGGGCCGCCGCCGTGCTGCTCATGAGTCGGGAGAAGGCCGAGCAACTGGGCGTGAAGCCCCTGGCCTTGATTCGGGGCTTCGCTGATGCCGAGCAGGCTCCGGAGTGGTTTACCACTTCCCCAGCCCTGGCAATTCCCAAAGCGCTGAAGCACGCCGGTCTGGAGGCCAAGGATGTTGATTTCTACGAAATCAACGAGGCTTTCTCGGTGGTTTCGCTGGCCAACAACAAGCTGCTGGAACTGGAGGGAATCAAGGTGAACCCTTACGGCGGCGCTGTATCGTTGGGGCACCCGCTGGGCGCTTCGGGCGCGCGCATCGTTACTACCCTGGTAAATGTGCTGCACAACGAGGGCGGCAAAATTGGAGTAGCCGGCATCTGCAACGGGGGCGGCGGAGCCAGCAGCCTCGTGGTAGAAAAACTGTAA